One window of the Triticum dicoccoides isolate Atlit2015 ecotype Zavitan chromosome 3B, WEW_v2.0, whole genome shotgun sequence genome contains the following:
- the LOC119280027 gene encoding uncharacterized protein LOC119280027, whose product MQGEGRSSPVLEGEVGGENHTKASRKDHGAEDVAFGEAAAPARGFPRNHAQPPDPSVQIPQDGDEATRGWSRAQIGADHGQERSFSRSAGRPTRGRRLSIARHPPADRTAREAARQHLPAQPAAPATPDTAHRSRRPGRRSPPRRRSHQIPAATFIGVVRPGRRAPQAAAEGGDREGEARRGLGFRPRVASGEATPDREKEKLSSPLHLSLQSPLQQSGGRRERRIGAAGDLGPPRPGSSQRFEVYPAPNLPCMDGKRQRQSATPADPVSKVLGDDSLLIEILLLTGYPTTLVRAALVCKRWLYHAFDPAFLCRFRNLHPPRLLGFYVDSGRFCNSSRFVPMLPNPPEFNAIIRSASSILDACSNTRKIILDCCNGNVFMNTFKNYIGEPGSENIVLSPLCPERGMVVIPPYPQHKLQGGYFCTFSELFFKECGNDLSYFYVWMEYSKERTKSTVHMYMLQDGVWCLHASATMQLPCLPQELNNLLVGNKIYMASTQSEILVLDLTALSSSTFQLPQGLVISDRRTMLSSADDDSGVCLIHLDELQLRIWLHTGENCLLVDTICLREMCAKWRMPDHTHEVWMKQVGRNAEFVFLEMGPCLLYLDIKCRMLYKVYERTSEIQWLGFIRPLMMIWPPTFPALKDDPARCTSMKFFLLYDNGIIIQPNNSMF is encoded by the exons ATGCAAGGGGAGGGCAGGTCTTCACCTGTGCTCGAGGGAGAAGTGGGAGGGGAGAACCACACCAAAGCCTCCAGGAAGGACCACGGCGCCGAAGACGTCGCCTTTGGTGAGGCCGCCGCGCcggccaggggtttcccccggaaTCACGCCCAACCACCAGATCCGTCCGTCCAGATCCCCCAAGACGGCGACGAAGCCACCAGGGGCTGGAGCAGGGCGCAGATCGGAGCAGATCACGGGCAGGAACGGAGCTTCTCCAGGAGCGCAGGACGACCCACGCGGGGGCGCCGCCTCTCCATCGCCCGCCACCCCCCCGCCGACCGCACGGCCAGGGAGGCAGCCCGCCAGCACCTACCGGCGCAGCCCGCCGCACCGGCCACGCCGGACACCGCCCatcggagccgccgccccggacgccgtagCCCTCCGCGAAGGCGAAGCCAccagatccccgccgccaccttcattgGTGTCGTGCGGCCGGGCCGGCGAGCACctcaggcggcggcggagggaggggatAGGGAGGGGGAGGCGCGGAGGGGATTAGGGTTTCGCCCCCGGGTCGCCTCAGGCGAGGCGACGCCGGACCG CGAAAAGGAAAAACTTAGCTCCCCTCTCCACTTGAGTCTCCAGTCTCCACTCCAGCAAAGCGGCGGCCGGAGAGAAAGGAGGATTggcgccgccggcgacctcggacCTCCCCGCCCCGGCAGCAGCCAGAGATTCGAG GTCTATCCCGCTCCCAACTTGCCATGTATGGATGGAAAGAGGCAGCGGCAATCTGCGACGCCGGCTGACCCCGTGTCTAAGGTGCTCGGCGACGACAGCCTACTCATCGAGATCCTCCTCCTAACCGGCTACCCAACTACCCTCGTCCGCGCTGCTCTCGTCTGCAAGCGCTGGCTCTATCACGCCTTTGACCCCGCCTTCCTCTGCCGCTTCCGCAATCTCCACCCGCCCCGCCTCCTTGGCTTCTATGTCGACTCCGGTAGGTTTTGTAACAGCTCACGCTTCGTGCCGATGCTACCAAACCCTCCAGAGTTCAACGCCATCATCCGCTCTGCAAGCTCCATCCTGGATGCCTGCAGTAACACACGTAAAATCATCTTGGACTGCTGCAATGGCAACGTCTTCATGAACACGTTCAAGAACTACATTGGAGAACCCGGATCAGAAAATATAGTGCTCAGCCCGCTCTGCCCTGAGAGGGGCATGGTCGTCATCCCACCATACCCACAACACAAACTCCAAGGTGGCTATTTCTGCACTTTcagtgaactctttttcaaagaatGCGGCAATGACTTGTCCTACTTCTATGTGTGGATGGAATATTCTAAGGAGCGAACAAAATCTACGGTACACATGTATATGTTGCAAGATGGTGTCTGGTGTTTGCATGCCTCGGCAACGATGCAGCTCCCTTGTCTGCCACAGGAACTGAATAATCTACttgttggcaataaaatctatatgGCGTCCACCCAGAGCGAAATTCTTGTCTTGGATTTGACAGCCTTAAGTTCCTCCACATTTCAGCTTCCACAAGGGCTTGTTATCAGTGACAGACGAACCATGTTGTCAAGCGCAGATGATGATTCTGGCGTGTGTCTCATTCATTTGGACGAGCTTCAGCTCCGCATCTGGCTGCACACAGGGGAGAACTGTTTGTTGGTGGATACCATATGTTTGCGTGAGATGTGTGCTAAATGGAGGATGCCTGATCACACACATGAGGTGTGGATGAAGCAGGTGGGGCGCAATGCTGAGTTTGTTTTCTTGGAGATGGGTCCATGCCTACTCTATTTGGATATCAAGTGCAGGATGCTGTATAAAGTGTATGAGAGGACAAGCGAGATTCAGTGGTTGGGTTTTATCCGTCCTCTTATGATGATCTGGCCTCCCACATTCCCTGCGCTCAAGGATGATCCTGCAAG ATGTACCAGTATGAAGTTCTTCCTCCTATACGACAATGGTATAATCATCCAACCTAACAATAGTATG ttctga